A genomic window from Streptomyces sp. 846.5 includes:
- a CDS encoding IS110 family transposase: MDVVHERVAALDVSKKDAKVCVRVPGARKGTFAREVTTWGSMTGQVLELREFLLDKNVTLVVMEATGDYWKQFYYLLEDALPVQLVNAAHAKNLPGRKSDVNDAQWLAQLAAHGLLRGSLVPPPPVRELRDLTRLRSKLTNDRSKEHQRLEKLLEDAGVKLSVVATDILGVSGRLMLGALCAGTAGPEAMAELAKGRMRSKIPELREALTGRFTSHHAFLTRLHLQVIDGFDAAIAELEARIEVVMEPFRPLIDLLLTMPGIGEKTAQVMVAEAGAVIDCFPSAACFASWAGLAPGSNQSGPKTKPARTRHGNTYLKGALGIAALSVSRSRGTFLSARYHRIATRRGPMRALVATEHSMATAMWHMLTQGVPYLELGGDYYTRREPERAKARITAQAEALGLAVTFSPIEPDTAA; encoded by the coding sequence ATGGACGTCGTCCACGAGCGCGTCGCCGCGCTGGACGTCAGCAAGAAGGACGCCAAGGTGTGCGTCCGGGTCCCCGGCGCGCGCAAGGGGACCTTCGCCAGGGAGGTGACCACCTGGGGGTCGATGACCGGCCAGGTCCTCGAACTGCGTGAGTTCCTCCTGGACAAGAACGTGACGCTGGTCGTCATGGAGGCGACCGGCGACTACTGGAAGCAGTTCTACTACCTTCTGGAGGACGCACTGCCAGTGCAGTTGGTCAACGCGGCCCACGCGAAGAACCTGCCCGGCCGCAAGAGCGACGTGAACGACGCCCAGTGGCTGGCTCAACTCGCAGCCCACGGGCTGCTGCGCGGCTCACTGGTGCCGCCGCCACCCGTGCGTGAACTGCGCGACCTGACCCGCCTGCGCTCCAAGCTGACCAACGACCGCTCCAAGGAGCACCAGCGGCTGGAGAAGCTCCTGGAGGACGCGGGCGTCAAACTGTCCGTGGTGGCCACCGACATCCTCGGCGTCTCCGGTCGGCTCATGCTCGGGGCCCTGTGTGCGGGCACGGCCGGCCCCGAGGCGATGGCCGAGCTGGCCAAGGGCCGCATGCGCTCGAAGATCCCCGAGCTGCGCGAGGCCCTGACCGGCCGCTTCACCAGCCACCACGCCTTCCTGACCCGCCTGCACCTGCAAGTAATCGACGGCTTCGATGCGGCCATCGCCGAACTGGAGGCACGGATCGAGGTGGTGATGGAGCCCTTTCGCCCCCTGATCGACCTCCTGCTGACCATGCCCGGTATCGGCGAGAAGACCGCGCAGGTGATGGTCGCCGAGGCCGGTGCGGTCATCGACTGCTTCCCCAGCGCCGCATGCTTCGCGTCCTGGGCCGGACTCGCCCCCGGCTCCAACCAGTCAGGGCCGAAGACCAAACCCGCCAGGACCAGACATGGCAACACCTACCTCAAGGGCGCCCTCGGCATCGCAGCGCTGTCCGTCTCCCGCTCCCGCGGCACGTTCCTCAGCGCCCGCTATCACCGCATAGCCACCCGCCGAGGCCCGATGAGAGCCCTGGTCGCCACCGAGCACTCCATGGCCACGGCGATGTGGCACATGCTCACCCAGGGCGTGCCCTACCTCGAACTCGGCGGCGACTACTACACCCGCCGCGAGCCCGAACGCGCCAAGGCCCGCATCACCGCCCAGGCAGAGGCCCTCGGGCTCGCCGTCACCTTCAGCCCCATCGAGCCCGACACCGCCGCCTGA
- a CDS encoding restriction endonuclease, giving the protein MEEVDIVSGLDSRPDLVKMDPYAFEHLVRQLFEAVGLEAWTTQASRGDGVDAVAINRDPLTPGACASSRPNATKTPYRPTPSEHWPAS; this is encoded by the coding sequence GTGGAGGAGGTCGACATCGTCTCCGGCCTCGACAGCCGCCCGGACCTGGTGAAGATGGACCCGTACGCGTTCGAGCACCTGGTCCGCCAGCTCTTCGAGGCCGTCGGGCTGGAGGCCTGGACCACCCAGGCCAGCCGCGGCGACGGCGTCGACGCCGTCGCGATCAACCGCGACCCCCTGACCCCGGGGGCCTGTGCGTCATCCAGGCCAAACGCTACAAAGACGCCGTACCGGCCGACGCCGTCCGAGCACTGGCCGGCGTCATGA
- a CDS encoding restriction endonuclease has translation MQAKRYKDAVPADAVRALAGVMTDKAAAKGILVTACYGKSSLDFTQRTGRMQLIEGRGLKALLKEHLGIDAIIGLPKIPRGWHPQDIQ, from the coding sequence ATCCAGGCCAAACGCTACAAAGACGCCGTACCGGCCGACGCCGTCCGAGCACTGGCCGGCGTCATGACCGACAAGGCCGCGGCCAAGGGCATCCTGGTCACCGCCTGTTACGGCAAATCCAGCCTCGACTTCACCCAACGCACCGGACGCATGCAACTCATCGAAGGACGCGGCCTCAAAGCCCTCCTCAAAGAACACCTCGGCATCGACGCCATCATCGGCCTACCCAAAATCCCCCGCGGCTGGCACCCTCAAGACATCCAATAG
- a CDS encoding DUF6308 family protein gives MFRTASLREALLHAAPLRVQDTSQQSHTGDSGLSAGVGGLHADGAELQQRLISLREEAKVPETVSALRVCDVAVWMGHRIQHHTCT, from the coding sequence ATCTTCCGCACAGCATCACTTCGCGAAGCTCTCCTACATGCAGCTCCTCTTCGTGTTCAGGACACAAGCCAACAGAGTCATACCGGTGATTCAGGGCTTTCTGCGGGTGTAGGCGGTCTCCATGCGGACGGGGCCGAACTGCAGCAGCGCCTGATCTCGCTCCGGGAAGAAGCCAAGGTCCCCGAGACAGTCAGCGCGCTGCGCGTGTGCGATGTCGCTGTATGGATGGGCCACCGCATACAGCACCACACCTGCACCTGA
- a CDS encoding reverse transcriptase domain-containing protein, translating to MFHEDSYGYRPGRSALDAVELCRQRCWSKDWVIELDIQKFFDSVRWDLVVKAVEAHTDAVWVVLYVKRWLQAPLRLPDGTLQQRDRGTPQGSAVSPVLANLFMHYAFDLWLDREFPTVSFERYADDAVIHCASERQAGQVLAALTNRMEEVGLRLHPDKTRIVYCRDWKRRGSYEHTEFTFLGYTFRARKSQDKNGRLRQSFLPAISKDAQKRISAEIRDWRLHIGSDLSFVDLARRINPIVRGWMQYYGRFYRSALYPLLERINSYLVRWIRKKYERFAALRKAIRRMQMIAKWYPGMFAHWRWVSTAASAW from the coding sequence GTGTTCCATGAGGACTCGTACGGCTACCGCCCCGGGCGGTCGGCACTGGACGCGGTGGAGCTCTGCCGGCAACGCTGCTGGAGCAAGGACTGGGTGATTGAGCTCGACATCCAGAAGTTCTTCGACAGCGTCCGGTGGGACCTCGTCGTCAAGGCCGTGGAAGCGCACACCGATGCCGTTTGGGTGGTTCTGTATGTCAAGCGGTGGCTGCAGGCCCCGCTCAGACTGCCCGACGGCACCTTGCAACAGCGGGACCGTGGAACCCCTCAGGGTTCAGCGGTCTCGCCCGTGCTCGCAAATCTGTTCATGCACTATGCGTTCGACCTCTGGCTGGACCGGGAGTTCCCCACCGTCAGCTTCGAACGCTACGCGGACGACGCGGTCATCCACTGCGCGTCCGAGCGGCAGGCCGGCCAGGTGCTGGCCGCGCTCACGAACAGGATGGAGGAAGTCGGGCTGCGACTGCACCCCGACAAGACCAGGATCGTCTACTGCCGGGACTGGAAACGCCGAGGCTCCTACGAGCACACGGAGTTCACCTTCCTCGGCTACACGTTCCGAGCGAGGAAGTCGCAGGACAAGAACGGCAGGCTCCGCCAGTCGTTCCTCCCCGCGATCAGCAAGGACGCTCAGAAGAGGATCAGTGCGGAGATCCGCGACTGGCGGCTCCACATCGGCTCCGACCTCTCCTTCGTGGACCTCGCCCGACGGATCAATCCGATCGTGCGGGGCTGGATGCAGTACTACGGCCGTTTCTACCGATCGGCCCTGTACCCCCTCCTGGAGCGCATCAACTCCTACCTGGTGCGCTGGATCCGCAAGAAGTACGAACGGTTCGCGGCCCTGCGCAAGGCCATCCGAAGGATGCAGATGATTGCCAAGTGGTATCCCGGCATGTTCGCGCACTGGAGATGGGTCAGCACGGCGGCCTCGGCCTGGTGA
- a CDS encoding NADH:flavin oxidoreductase, whose product MTTPDVFQPTRLGPVTLRNRILKAATFEGMTKGAVVSDELIEFHRRHAAGGVGMTTVAYCAVAPEGRTERDQIWMRPDAIPGLRRLTDAVHAQGAAASAQIGHAGPVANAKSNGVPALSPSRYFSAPTGRVVGAASKADIERITQAHADAAKFAIEAGFDAVEIHLGHNYFSSSFLSPKINKRKDEYGGSLAGRARVARDVCRAVRDGVGDKIAILAKLNMDDGVPGGLWLDESLQVAQWIESDGSLDALELTADSSLLNPMYLFRGEAPLHEFAAAMPQPLRLGIKLVGGRFLHSYPYQEAYLLESARQFRAAVNLPLVLLGGVSTKETMDRAMAEGFQFVAMARALLREPDLLNRMQKEPATRSLCIHCNKCMPTIFSGTHCVLAPADSGARQAG is encoded by the coding sequence ATGACAACCCCTGACGTCTTCCAGCCGACACGCCTCGGGCCGGTCACGCTGCGCAACCGGATCCTCAAGGCCGCCACGTTCGAGGGCATGACCAAGGGCGCCGTGGTGTCGGACGAACTCATCGAGTTCCACCGCCGCCACGCCGCGGGCGGGGTCGGCATGACGACCGTGGCCTACTGCGCCGTCGCCCCCGAGGGCCGCACCGAGCGCGACCAGATCTGGATGCGTCCCGACGCCATCCCGGGGCTGCGCCGCCTCACCGACGCCGTCCACGCGCAGGGCGCGGCCGCATCCGCGCAGATCGGCCACGCCGGACCGGTCGCCAACGCCAAGTCCAACGGCGTGCCCGCGCTCTCGCCGTCCCGCTACTTCAGCGCACCGACCGGCCGCGTTGTGGGCGCCGCCTCGAAGGCCGACATCGAGCGGATCACCCAGGCACACGCGGACGCCGCCAAATTCGCGATCGAGGCCGGCTTCGACGCCGTCGAGATCCACCTGGGCCACAACTACTTCTCCAGTTCGTTCCTCAGCCCGAAGATCAACAAGCGCAAGGACGAGTACGGCGGTTCGCTCGCCGGACGCGCACGGGTGGCCCGCGATGTGTGCCGCGCGGTGCGCGACGGCGTGGGCGACAAGATCGCCATCCTGGCGAAGCTCAACATGGACGACGGCGTACCCGGCGGCCTCTGGCTGGACGAGAGCCTCCAGGTGGCCCAGTGGATCGAGAGCGACGGCAGCCTGGACGCGCTCGAACTCACCGCCGACAGTTCCCTGTTGAATCCAATGTACCTGTTCCGCGGCGAGGCCCCGCTGCACGAGTTCGCCGCGGCGATGCCCCAACCGCTCAGGCTCGGGATAAAGCTGGTCGGCGGGCGCTTCCTGCACAGCTACCCGTACCAGGAGGCGTACCTCCTGGAGAGCGCCCGCCAGTTCCGCGCCGCTGTGAACCTCCCCCTGGTGCTCCTCGGCGGGGTCAGCACCAAGGAGACCATGGACCGGGCCATGGCCGAGGGCTTCCAGTTCGTTGCGATGGCCCGCGCGCTGCTGCGCGAGCCCGACCTGCTCAACCGGATGCAGAAGGAGCCCGCAACCCGGTCCCTGTGCATCCACTGCAACAAGTGCATGCCCACCATCTTCAGCGGCACCCACTGTGTCCTCGCCCCCGCGGACAGCGGCGCCCGGCAGGCCGGCTAG
- a CDS encoding SDR family oxidoreductase, producing MGIYAVTGSASGMGAASARVLREAGHTVIGVDLRDADITADLGTGEGREAAVQGILENCGGTLDGVAAVAGVGPSMKDAAAVASINYFGPVALLEGLRPALARSSAGRAVVIGSNSSTTVPMIDERLVELLLAGDETAAREHASAVQATMPAEVLEAAPSISAYATSKFALARWARSMAVTADWARQGVLLNVIAPGAVLTPLMLGSTGKAEDLDADAFPTPMPLGVFGAPEDIAFWVHQFLRPEARFTTGATLFVDGGTDAAMRPDAQPTPMAP from the coding sequence ATGGGTATCTACGCCGTCACCGGATCGGCGTCCGGAATGGGCGCCGCCAGCGCCAGGGTTCTGCGGGAGGCCGGCCACACCGTCATTGGGGTCGACCTCCGGGACGCCGACATCACAGCCGACCTCGGTACCGGCGAAGGCCGCGAGGCCGCGGTCCAGGGCATCCTGGAGAACTGCGGCGGCACCCTCGACGGCGTCGCGGCCGTCGCCGGAGTCGGCCCCTCGATGAAGGACGCCGCCGCCGTTGCCTCGATCAACTACTTCGGCCCCGTCGCGCTGCTGGAAGGGCTGCGTCCCGCCCTGGCCCGCTCCTCCGCGGGCCGCGCCGTGGTGATCGGCTCCAACTCCTCGACCACCGTACCGATGATCGACGAGAGGCTCGTGGAACTCCTCCTCGCCGGGGACGAGACGGCGGCGCGCGAGCACGCGAGCGCGGTCCAGGCCACGATGCCCGCCGAGGTGCTGGAAGCCGCCCCGAGCATCTCCGCGTACGCCACCTCCAAGTTCGCGCTGGCCCGCTGGGCACGCAGCATGGCGGTCACCGCCGACTGGGCCCGCCAGGGTGTGCTGCTCAACGTGATCGCACCGGGCGCGGTCCTCACTCCCCTGATGCTGGGATCCACCGGCAAGGCCGAGGACCTGGACGCGGATGCCTTCCCCACCCCCATGCCCCTCGGCGTCTTCGGTGCCCCCGAGGACATCGCCTTCTGGGTCCACCAGTTCCTGCGCCCCGAGGCGCGCTTCACCACAGGGGCGACGCTCTTCGTCGACGGCGGCACCGACGCCGCGATGCGCCCGGACGCCCAGCCCACGCCGATGGCTCCCTGA
- a CDS encoding TetR/AcrR family transcriptional regulator — MADESSSTRDRLLAAAERLFLERGVNQVSVRAVNAEAGLNPGAVHYHFGSREGLVGALLERELFPLWRDRLEGVAEQSPVGTSGRSLLDIRSLVAAVVEPFDDLVRSERGRMLCRLLAQTCLSADRPLVGSPWFGTAPFEVILGRALPHLSIREIADRWRLAFVMLLETYGRPLHSGNAATTEPAFPEAQTVIAFVTAGLTAPSAAG; from the coding sequence ATGGCGGATGAATCGAGCTCGACCAGGGACCGGCTGCTGGCGGCAGCCGAGCGGCTCTTCCTGGAACGAGGGGTGAACCAGGTATCGGTACGCGCGGTCAACGCCGAGGCGGGTCTGAACCCCGGCGCGGTGCACTACCACTTCGGGTCCCGCGAGGGACTCGTGGGGGCGTTGCTGGAGCGCGAGCTCTTCCCGCTGTGGCGCGACAGGCTGGAAGGCGTCGCCGAACAGTCGCCCGTAGGCACCTCCGGGAGGTCACTTCTGGACATCCGCTCACTGGTCGCAGCCGTCGTCGAGCCGTTCGACGACCTGGTCCGCTCGGAGCGCGGACGTATGCTGTGCCGCCTGCTCGCCCAGACCTGCCTGAGCGCCGACCGCCCGCTCGTCGGGTCGCCCTGGTTCGGTACCGCCCCGTTCGAAGTGATCCTCGGCAGGGCCCTTCCGCATCTGTCCATACGCGAGATCGCGGACCGCTGGCGGCTGGCGTTCGTCATGCTGCTGGAGACATACGGGCGTCCGCTCCACTCAGGCAATGCCGCCACCACCGAACCAGCTTTCCCGGAAGCCCAGACGGTCATCGCGTTTGTAACCGCGGGTCTGACCGCCCCCTCCGCCGCCGGCTGA